A genomic window from Aneurinibacillus migulanus includes:
- a CDS encoding DUF4183 domain-containing protein: MPIVKPFIAGRKFTSTAGAGTGTGATFAIAATAFTDDTGAAATAFPASFSYYNLY; this comes from the coding sequence ATGCCTATAGTTAAACCGTTTATAGCTGGTAGAAAGTTTACCTCTACAGCAGGGGCCGGAACAGGTACAGGTGCTACATTTGCAATTGCAGCTACAGCTTTTACCGATGATACTGGTGCAGCTGCGACAGCATTTCCAGCTTCATTTTCGTATTACAACCTGTATAT
- a CDS encoding DUF4183 domain-containing protein, whose protein sequence is CRPGNPVVICSPSLYPSGSQGPQGPPGPPGPPGPPGPQGPQGPQGPPGSVGSVVIIPTVQRYFYITELDIQGPQVILATEFTGDSGGPISEFTNLGQNSYSNLYINGILQEGSIYSVNPNALTINLNGSTIFAGEPIILEIVQFSAQVFP, encoded by the coding sequence TGCAGACCGGGGAATCCTGTAGTAATATGTTCCCCTTCGTTATATCCATCAGGTTCTCAAGGACCCCAAGGGCCACCAGGACCACCAGGACCACCAGGACCACCAGGACCTCAAGGGCCTCAAGGGCCTCAGGGACCACCGGGATCAGTAGGGTCAGTAGTTATCATACCTACTGTTCAAAGATATTTTTATATCACGGAGTTAGATATTCAGGGCCCTCAAGTTATTCTAGCTACTGAATTTACTGGTGATAGTGGAGGGCCAATAAGTGAATTTACAAACCTCGGACAAAACAGCTACAGTAATCTTTATATTAATGGAATATTACAAGAAGGCAGCATATATAGCGTAAATCCAAACGCTCTAACTATTAATCTCAATGGCAGCACCATTTTTGCAGGTGAACCTATTATCCTTGAAATTGTTCAGTTTTCTGCTCAAGTATTTCCTTAA